A window of the Myxocyprinus asiaticus isolate MX2 ecotype Aquarium Trade chromosome 11, UBuf_Myxa_2, whole genome shotgun sequence genome harbors these coding sequences:
- the LOC127448134 gene encoding melanoregulin-like — MGAFYSGCCPTHETEEKDCILRTNVSSSSETAVGPEQQDSRFGPEKEKKVWSSSQTSISTTEGESYTELHAFIMMRNQVDKDTEEWEKLNYDIHTLRCARREVCTRWKKILLQLGYHREVDSLLTVNRQTILSDCENLEKAKELLCIVSEETNVFPRGLGTNERYLFVMDRLVSLDSAEDFVHLAKEKYPRTEP; from the exons ATGGGTGCATTTTATTCTGGCTGCTGTCCTACTCATGAGACTGAGGAGAAAGATTGTATATTAAG GACCAATGTGTCCAGTAGCAGTGAGACAGCAGTAGGTCCTGAGCAGCAAGACAGTAGATTTGGACCTGAGAAGGAGAAGAAAGTGTGGAGCAGTTCTCAAACCTCCATCTCCACTACTGAGGGGGAATCATACACTGAATTGCATGCATTCATCATGATGAGGAACCAAGTAGATAAAGATACAGAG gAATGGGAGAAGCTGAACTATGATATCCACACTCTGAGATGTGCTCGTAGGGAAGTTTGTACACGCTGGAAGAAGATCTTGCTTCAGCTAG GTTACCACAGGGAAGTTGACTCCTTGCTGACAGTGAACAGACAGACTATTCTGAGTGACTGCGAGAATTTAGAGAAGGCCAAAGAACTTCTGTGCATAGTGTCAGAGGAGACGAACGTCTTCCCTCGTGGGCTGGGCACTAATGAAAGATACCTCTTTGTCATG GATCGCCTGGTGTCTTTGGACAGTGCTGAGGACTTTGTACATTTGGCCAAAGAGAAATATCCAAGAACGGAGCCTTGA